The following are from one region of the Sphingobium sp. TKS genome:
- a CDS encoding fumarylacetoacetate hydrolase family protein: MRLAKVTRNGAVGLAVDTGAGVKALFGDAALYDLDALIASGGSALTDAGAKVSGEGEDVKVEDLIFLPPLVKAPKILCLGLNYKDHAAEGGFDVPEFPTVFGRFNSSLIGHGAPIIKPACSDQLDYEAEMVAVVGKGGKNISKDDALSHIVAYSVFNDGSVRDYQLKTPQWTVGKNFDDTGAFGPWLVTADELPAGGAGLKIETRLNGQVVQSANTSDMVFDVVDTVALLSTCFTLEAGDVLVMGTPSGIGLARNPPLFMKDGDVCEVEIEKIGLLVNPIKAA; this comes from the coding sequence ATGCGGTTGGCCAAGGTGACAAGGAATGGCGCGGTGGGTCTGGCAGTGGACACGGGCGCGGGCGTCAAGGCGCTGTTCGGTGACGCTGCGCTCTATGATCTGGACGCGCTGATCGCCAGCGGCGGCAGTGCCCTGACGGACGCTGGCGCCAAAGTCAGCGGCGAGGGCGAAGATGTGAAGGTGGAAGACCTCATCTTCCTACCGCCGCTGGTCAAGGCGCCGAAAATTCTCTGCCTGGGTCTCAATTACAAGGATCACGCGGCCGAAGGCGGCTTTGACGTGCCGGAATTTCCGACCGTGTTTGGCCGATTCAATTCGAGCCTCATCGGACATGGCGCGCCGATCATCAAGCCGGCCTGCTCCGATCAGCTCGATTATGAAGCGGAAATGGTCGCGGTCGTCGGCAAGGGCGGGAAGAATATCAGCAAGGACGACGCGCTGTCGCATATCGTCGCCTATTCGGTGTTCAACGACGGTTCTGTCCGCGACTATCAGCTCAAGACGCCGCAGTGGACGGTCGGCAAGAATTTCGACGATACCGGCGCCTTCGGCCCCTGGCTGGTCACGGCCGATGAACTGCCGGCGGGCGGCGCCGGTCTCAAGATCGAAACCCGCCTGAACGGTCAGGTGGTGCAGAGCGCGAACACCTCCGACATGGTGTTCGACGTGGTCGACACGGTCGCCCTGCTCTCCACCTGCTTCACGCTGGAGGCGGGCGACGTTCTGGTGATGGGAACGCCGTCGGGCATCGGTCTTGCCCGCAATCCTCCGCTGTTCATGAAGGATGGCGATGTGTGCGAAGTGGAAATCGAGAAGATCGGCCTGCTTGTGAACCCCATCAAAGCAGCCTGA
- a CDS encoding VOC family protein → MNQKSPSGRRANVLGVHSIDHFAVEVPDLEAARTFYTLFGLEVRDRNGTLELYAAGNPHRWGVLSQSGDTKRLRYLSFGIYPDEMEAFAAHLDSCGVTRIDAPKGAETGGIWFAGFDGLPTNVRAADKATPSEKSHFTFTSAAPGQSGAIPNSKAPKVHPRRLSHFAIFTTDVNAAIDFYEKTLGLRLSDKSEPAVAFLHGVHGSDHHLLALVLSDRRGMHHNSWDVGSVMEVGLGGATMARAGYGPNWGVGQHVLGANYFYYVRDPWGSFSEYSADIDFIPHDVDWPAANHAPEDSMFLWGPDPFPEFIQNTEPAEA, encoded by the coding sequence ATGAACCAGAAAAGCCCGTCGGGACGCCGCGCCAATGTTTTGGGCGTCCATTCCATCGATCATTTCGCGGTCGAAGTGCCCGATCTGGAGGCAGCGCGGACATTCTACACGCTCTTCGGGCTTGAAGTCCGGGACAGAAATGGCACGCTGGAATTATATGCAGCCGGCAATCCGCATCGTTGGGGCGTGCTGAGCCAGAGCGGCGACACCAAGCGCCTGCGCTATCTGAGCTTCGGCATCTATCCCGATGAGATGGAAGCGTTCGCCGCCCATCTCGACAGTTGCGGCGTCACCCGCATCGACGCGCCCAAAGGCGCCGAAACCGGCGGCATCTGGTTCGCGGGCTTTGATGGCCTGCCCACCAATGTCCGCGCCGCCGACAAGGCGACGCCATCGGAAAAAAGCCATTTCACCTTCACCAGCGCGGCGCCCGGCCAATCCGGCGCCATTCCCAACAGCAAGGCGCCGAAGGTCCACCCCCGCCGCCTTTCGCATTTCGCGATCTTCACGACCGACGTGAATGCCGCGATCGATTTCTATGAAAAAACGCTGGGCCTGCGCCTGTCGGACAAGAGCGAACCGGCCGTCGCCTTCCTGCATGGCGTCCATGGCAGCGACCATCACCTGCTTGCCCTCGTCCTTTCCGATCGGCGGGGCATGCATCACAATAGCTGGGACGTCGGGTCTGTGATGGAAGTGGGGTTGGGCGGCGCGACCATGGCGCGGGCGGGCTATGGTCCCAATTGGGGCGTCGGCCAGCATGTGCTGGGCGCCAATTATTTCTATTATGTGCGCGATCCGTGGGGCAGTTTCAGCGAATATTCGGCCGATATCGATTTCATCCCGCATGATGTCGACTGGCCGGCCGCCAATCATGCGCCGGAGGATAGCATGTTCCTGTGGGGGCCGGACCCATTCCCCGAATTCATCCAGAACACAGAACCGGCGGAGGCCTGA
- a CDS encoding alpha/beta fold hydrolase → MTTFLLLHGGGMGGWTWKYVRELLEARGHKVYTPTFTGFGEREHLIGRDVGNATHVRDIVNVFKYKDLRDVVLVAHSYAGTVAPGVIAEVGDRIARIIYLDAIVPRSGERIASLMGYVPEDQLAALDAMLEAGEGPIGSGVHDMQRAAAKDHPHLMDPAREKWLLDNLSDQPMKATACVIPVGAETITQPVDYIAAAVTVMTAMHDRARELGWTIHDHPGDHALLVGDPEGTTDLILKIAAAGAKA, encoded by the coding sequence ATGACCACATTCCTACTTCTCCATGGCGGCGGCATGGGCGGCTGGACATGGAAATATGTCCGCGAACTGCTGGAGGCCAGGGGACACAAGGTCTACACCCCGACATTCACCGGCTTTGGCGAGCGCGAACATCTGATCGGCCGCGATGTCGGCAATGCGACCCATGTGCGCGACATCGTCAATGTCTTCAAATATAAGGATCTGCGCGACGTTGTGCTGGTGGCGCACAGCTATGCCGGAACCGTCGCGCCCGGCGTCATTGCCGAGGTGGGCGACCGCATCGCCAGGATCATCTATCTCGACGCCATCGTGCCCCGGTCGGGGGAACGGATCGCGTCCCTCATGGGCTATGTTCCCGAAGATCAGCTCGCCGCGCTGGATGCGATGCTCGAAGCGGGCGAAGGCCCGATCGGTTCGGGCGTGCATGACATGCAGCGCGCGGCCGCCAAGGACCATCCGCATCTCATGGACCCGGCGCGGGAGAAATGGCTGCTCGACAATCTGTCGGACCAGCCGATGAAGGCAACCGCCTGTGTCATCCCCGTGGGTGCCGAGACGATCACCCAGCCCGTCGACTATATCGCGGCGGCCGTCACGGTGATGACCGCCATGCACGACCGGGCGCGCGAACTGGGCTGGACCATCCATGACCATCCAGGCGATCACGCCCTGCTGGTGGGCGATCCGGAGGGTACGACCGACCTCATTCTGAAGATTGCCGCCGCGGGAGCAAAAGCATGA
- a CDS encoding SDR family oxidoreductase has translation MNAAELFSVKDRVAIVTGGSTGIGRHIATGFAAAGAKVYICARTEAKVMAAAAEIAATTGGHCTGLVADLSTLVGIEALVAAVSAREQAVHALVNNAGTMADAPIDEYGEGEWDPVIDLNLKAPFFTLQKFLPLLRAGGTADRPASIINIGSVGALKVGPKENYAYQASKSAIHWMAKSLAKRLGRDNITANVIAPGFFESEMTVITSDEMRRMVESMVPRGRVGTPEDLAGAAIYLASRAGAYVTGSVIPVEGGLSI, from the coding sequence ATGAATGCGGCCGAACTGTTCTCGGTAAAGGACCGCGTCGCCATCGTCACGGGCGGGTCGACCGGCATCGGCCGCCATATCGCAACCGGCTTTGCCGCTGCGGGCGCCAAGGTCTATATCTGCGCCCGGACGGAGGCCAAGGTGATGGCGGCCGCGGCGGAGATTGCGGCCACGACGGGCGGCCACTGCACCGGCCTCGTCGCCGACCTGTCGACGCTCGTCGGGATAGAGGCTCTGGTCGCGGCGGTGTCCGCGCGGGAGCAGGCCGTACACGCCCTCGTGAACAATGCAGGGACCATGGCGGACGCGCCCATCGACGAATATGGCGAGGGCGAATGGGACCCGGTCATCGACCTGAACCTGAAGGCACCCTTCTTCACCCTCCAGAAATTCCTGCCCCTGCTCCGCGCGGGCGGCACGGCGGACCGCCCCGCATCGATCATCAACATCGGGTCGGTCGGCGCGCTCAAGGTGGGGCCCAAGGAAAATTACGCCTATCAGGCCTCGAAAAGTGCCATCCACTGGATGGCCAAGAGCCTCGCCAAGCGGCTTGGCCGCGACAATATCACCGCCAATGTGATCGCGCCCGGATTCTTCGAATCCGAGATGACGGTCATCACCTCCGACGAGATGCGCAGGATGGTGGAATCGATGGTCCCCCGCGGCCGCGTCGGCACGCCGGAGGATCTGGCGGGGGCAGCCATCTATCTCGCCTCGCGCGCGGGCGCCTATGTCACCGGATCGGTCATTCCGGTCGAGGGAGGATTGTCGATCTGA
- a CDS encoding NADPH-dependent FMN reductase, with amino-acid sequence MTQLHVVAIGGTMRAYSSTERALRKALAIAEERGARTTLLAGEDIDFPSYAPENPDRSDAARRYVDVLRSADAVIIGSPGYHGAISGFVKNALDYVEDMSRDERCYFDGLPVGCVATAAGWQAAVATLQQLRVITHALRGWPTPLGIAINTIGGEGDPIENAPIPDQLGMMVGQLFSFCRRPAL; translated from the coding sequence ATGACCCAGCTTCATGTCGTCGCCATTGGCGGCACCATGCGCGCCTATTCCTCCACCGAGCGGGCGCTTCGCAAGGCGCTTGCCATCGCAGAGGAACGCGGCGCGCGCACGACGCTGCTGGCCGGGGAGGATATCGACTTCCCGTCTTACGCGCCTGAAAATCCGGACCGTTCGGATGCGGCGCGACGCTATGTCGACGTCCTGCGGTCGGCGGATGCCGTCATCATCGGCTCACCGGGTTATCATGGCGCGATCTCCGGCTTCGTGAAGAATGCGCTCGATTATGTCGAGGATATGAGCCGCGACGAGCGCTGCTATTTCGACGGCCTTCCCGTAGGCTGCGTGGCAACGGCGGCCGGCTGGCAGGCAGCGGTCGCCACGCTCCAGCAACTGCGGGTGATCACCCACGCGCTTAGGGGCTGGCCGACGCCGCTGGGCATCGCCATCAATACCATCGGCGGTGAAGGCGACCCGATCGAAAACGCGCCTATCCCCGATCAGTTGGGGATGATGGTGGGCCAGCTGTTCAGTTTCTGCCGACGGCCCGCCCTATAG
- a CDS encoding acyl-CoA dehydrogenase family protein encodes MDFSLTEEQQAFRDIVRRWVDAEAPKDWMRALEADEENYPYALWDKIAEQGFFGIGIPEEYDGLGGDVMMQMIFAREFARTAGGLLWVWGLTSFGGAKTIGAVGTEEQKNRWLRPMAQGKLRVSLSMTEPDGGTDVLGAMKTHAEKVEGGWKLNGAKMWTTGAKAADRLLVLARTDKNVEKKHHGLTMFFVDAKSPGITASLLPKLGMRAMGSCEVHYEDVFVPDEDVLGEPGQAWYAMLPTLNNERIMVGAQCLGAIDGVLEDALEYMLQRKAFGGIIGRFQILQHYVADIATWQKLTELLLYNVAWMQSNGMPCGTEANMLKMVATENAVKAADLGIQILGGMGYSAETDMQRYWRDHRILRMTPISNEMVRNTIAESLGLPRSF; translated from the coding sequence ATGGATTTTTCACTCACCGAGGAACAGCAGGCGTTCAGGGACATTGTCCGCCGCTGGGTCGATGCGGAAGCGCCCAAGGACTGGATGCGCGCGCTGGAAGCCGACGAAGAAAATTATCCCTACGCGCTGTGGGACAAGATCGCCGAGCAGGGATTTTTCGGGATAGGCATTCCGGAGGAATATGACGGGCTGGGCGGCGACGTCATGATGCAGATGATCTTCGCCCGCGAATTTGCGCGAACGGCCGGTGGCCTGCTGTGGGTCTGGGGCCTCACCTCCTTCGGCGGCGCGAAGACGATCGGCGCGGTCGGCACGGAGGAGCAGAAAAATCGCTGGCTGCGTCCCATGGCACAGGGCAAGCTGCGCGTCTCGCTGTCGATGACCGAGCCCGATGGCGGCACCGATGTTCTGGGCGCGATGAAAACCCATGCCGAAAAGGTCGAGGGCGGCTGGAAGCTGAACGGCGCCAAGATGTGGACGACCGGCGCCAAGGCCGCCGACAGGCTGCTCGTCCTCGCCCGCACCGACAAAAATGTCGAGAAGAAGCATCATGGCCTTACCATGTTCTTCGTCGACGCCAAATCGCCCGGCATCACCGCCTCGCTCCTGCCCAAGCTCGGCATGCGCGCCATGGGCTCGTGCGAGGTCCATTATGAGGATGTCTTCGTCCCCGACGAGGACGTGCTGGGTGAACCCGGGCAGGCCTGGTACGCGATGCTGCCCACGCTCAACAATGAGCGGATCATGGTCGGCGCGCAGTGTCTGGGCGCGATCGACGGGGTACTGGAAGACGCGCTGGAATATATGCTGCAACGCAAGGCGTTCGGCGGCATTATCGGCCGCTTCCAGATTTTGCAGCATTATGTCGCGGACATCGCGACCTGGCAGAAGCTCACCGAATTGCTGCTCTACAATGTCGCCTGGATGCAGAGCAACGGCATGCCATGCGGAACCGAGGCGAACATGCTCAAGATGGTCGCCACGGAAAATGCCGTGAAGGCTGCGGACCTCGGCATCCAGATATTGGGCGGCATGGGTTATTCGGCGGAAACCGACATGCAGCGTTACTGGCGCGATCACCGCATCCTGCGGATGACCCCGATCAGCAACGAAATGGTGCGCAACACGATTGCCGAAAGCCTCGGCCTGCCGCGTTCTTTCTAA
- a CDS encoding MaoC family dehydratase: MSYAIGDALPPFTIESVSPQAMKQWAVFLADPNPIHLDVEVVKAKGLGDRVINQGPINVAYMMNMLMRAFPGGRIKAMDSRFLDNVYGGDRAVVTGRVAAIEGNVVTCEFSLDVDGRGTVNSGTATVEL; encoded by the coding sequence ATGAGCTACGCCATCGGAGATGCGCTGCCGCCCTTCACGATCGAGAGCGTCAGCCCGCAAGCCATGAAGCAGTGGGCCGTGTTTCTCGCCGATCCCAACCCCATCCATCTCGATGTCGAGGTGGTGAAGGCGAAGGGGCTGGGTGACCGGGTCATCAACCAGGGTCCGATCAACGTCGCCTATATGATGAACATGCTGATGCGCGCCTTCCCCGGCGGACGGATCAAGGCGATGGATTCGCGCTTTCTGGACAATGTCTATGGCGGCGACCGGGCGGTGGTGACGGGCAGGGTCGCGGCGATCGAAGGCAATGTCGTCACCTGCGAATTCTCGCTGGATGTGGATGGCCGGGGCACGGTCAATTCCGGCACGGCCACGGTGGAATTATAA
- a CDS encoding VOC family protein, translating into MPSGPFAHVCMVVSNLEKAIEDWTKILRVLDPASLEERLVKYDEFSSGADAGMKWATFVNNGGTEIQFIQPAPGTPMGDRLEKVGEHVHHLCYATDDVPGAMEKLRAEGLHLPGGGQTFNDPDMTWQKWSWVGHKSTHGCLIEVASPYESRNDGKWHHAPGKFAYKGPGEHPSFAEMVPPVAAG; encoded by the coding sequence ATGCCTAGCGGACCTTTTGCCCATGTATGCATGGTCGTCAGCAATCTGGAAAAGGCGATCGAAGACTGGACCAAAATCCTGCGCGTGCTCGATCCGGCATCGCTGGAAGAACGTCTTGTCAAATATGATGAATTTTCCAGCGGTGCCGATGCGGGCATGAAGTGGGCGACGTTCGTCAACAATGGCGGCACGGAAATCCAGTTCATTCAGCCGGCCCCCGGCACGCCCATGGGCGATCGCCTCGAAAAGGTCGGCGAGCATGTCCATCATCTTTGCTATGCCACCGACGACGTGCCGGGCGCGATGGAGAAATTGCGCGCCGAAGGGCTGCACCTGCCCGGCGGCGGTCAGACCTTCAACGATCCGGACATGACATGGCAGAAGTGGAGCTGGGTCGGCCATAAGAGTACCCATGGCTGCCTGATCGAGGTCGCCTCGCCCTATGAGAGCCGCAACGACGGCAAGTGGCACCACGCGCCGGGCAAATTCGCCTATAAGGGCCCCGGCGAACACCCGTCTTTCGCGGAAATGGTGCCGCCGGTGGCCGCCGGGTAA
- a CDS encoding alpha/beta fold hydrolase yields the protein MTPPTQISLPGDGLEMVADAYGDPAAPPVCFFHGGGQSRRSWAGSARRVAQAGYYGLTFDLRGHGDSGWASDGDYLLEAYGRDVEAIIHALGRPIALVGASRGGQSALVGGSRHADLVRLIMLADVAPYMVDTGVEDIRGFFRASDSGFASLEEAADALHAHLGQPRLPDVSGLAKSMREEDGRLFWHWDPRTTAPEFLHPPSEGEALIAAARRVKSPLVLVKAELSEIVSDESVRQFRALAPQLEIEIAHGVGHMFTGDRNDAFADRLLHHLAHHLPL from the coding sequence ATGACGCCCCCCACACAGATAAGCCTGCCGGGTGACGGGCTGGAGATGGTCGCGGACGCCTATGGCGACCCGGCCGCTCCGCCTGTCTGCTTCTTCCATGGCGGCGGCCAAAGCCGTCGTTCCTGGGCGGGTTCGGCCCGGCGAGTGGCGCAAGCCGGCTATTATGGCCTGACCTTCGATCTGCGGGGCCATGGCGACAGTGGCTGGGCCAGCGACGGCGACTATCTGCTGGAAGCTTATGGCCGCGATGTCGAAGCCATCATCCATGCCCTCGGCAGGCCGATCGCCCTGGTGGGGGCTTCGCGCGGCGGGCAATCGGCGCTGGTGGGCGGGTCGCGCCACGCCGATCTGGTGCGCCTCATCATGCTGGCCGACGTCGCGCCCTATATGGTCGATACGGGGGTGGAGGACATTCGCGGCTTCTTCCGCGCCAGCGATTCCGGTTTCGCGTCGCTGGAGGAAGCGGCCGATGCGCTGCACGCCCATCTTGGCCAGCCCCGCCTGCCAGACGTTTCCGGCCTCGCCAAATCGATGCGCGAGGAAGATGGACGCCTGTTCTGGCACTGGGACCCGCGCACGACGGCGCCGGAATTTCTTCATCCCCCCTCGGAAGGGGAAGCGCTCATTGCCGCGGCCCGGCGCGTAAAATCACCGCTTGTCCTTGTGAAGGCGGAACTGAGCGAGATCGTTTCGGACGAGAGCGTCAGGCAGTTTCGGGCACTGGCCCCGCAACTGGAGATCGAGATCGCCCATGGTGTCGGCCACATGTTCACCGGCGACCGCAATGATGCCTTTGCCGATCGCCTGCTCCACCATCTGGCTCATCATTTGCCGTTATGA
- a CDS encoding SDR family NAD(P)-dependent oxidoreductase yields the protein MMKGAAFVVGGTGGLGSAICRRLSTEWDHLTIGYRSSREKALAVAASLPNSSCETLSVTCDLSDRASIETGIRETVEQFGAIGTMVFASGVEIAQPFVSQISEDQWREVIEIELVGFTRIVSATLPHFRAQGFGNFVTVVSVANYCFPPGDALSSVPKAGMEALGRAIAKEEGRYGIRANMVAPGIIDAGLGADFLRSLYSPEIWEAQRKRIALQRFGSGEDIAEAVAFLASERAQYMTGQTLIVDGGFSL from the coding sequence ATGATGAAGGGCGCGGCCTTCGTCGTCGGTGGCACCGGCGGCCTTGGCAGCGCGATCTGCCGACGGCTGTCGACCGAATGGGATCATCTAACCATCGGCTACCGGTCCAGCCGTGAAAAGGCGCTGGCGGTCGCGGCGTCTCTGCCCAATAGTTCTTGTGAGACGCTGTCCGTTACCTGCGATCTTTCCGATCGCGCCTCGATAGAGACCGGCATTCGCGAGACGGTCGAGCAATTCGGCGCCATCGGCACGATGGTCTTCGCCAGCGGGGTCGAAATAGCCCAGCCCTTCGTCAGCCAGATCAGCGAAGACCAATGGCGCGAAGTCATCGAGATCGAACTGGTCGGCTTCACCCGCATCGTATCCGCCACGCTTCCTCATTTCCGCGCTCAAGGCTTCGGCAATTTCGTTACCGTCGTTTCGGTCGCGAACTACTGCTTCCCACCCGGCGACGCCCTCTCCTCCGTACCCAAGGCGGGGATGGAAGCCCTGGGCCGCGCGATCGCCAAGGAGGAAGGCCGCTACGGCATCAGGGCGAATATGGTCGCTCCGGGAATCATCGATGCCGGCTTGGGCGCCGACTTCCTGAGATCGCTTTATTCGCCTGAAATCTGGGAAGCACAGCGCAAACGCATTGCCCTGCAACGCTTCGGCAGCGGCGAGGATATCGCCGAAGCCGTGGCCTTTCTGGCCTCGGAAAGGGCGCAATATATGACCGGCCAGACCTTGATCGTCGATGGGGGCTTCAGCCTCTAA
- a CDS encoding ester cyclase: MGLAPFTEADFVLSKEKRAEITAGLTERQAYMVNHWMDLHEVINRGDWDGMDQFFNTDSMTYDNPNRPDLGTYHVWKTSPQGLYTTFPPSIYRTLKAWGRGEDEICVLCHHHGKHTGGPYMGVQPTGNELNVLWFSWLRFRGDKIDHIYSISDVLTMLKDLEVIDVPQPVDPYK, translated from the coding sequence ATGGGCCTCGCCCCGTTCACGGAAGCCGATTTCGTCCTGTCGAAGGAGAAGCGGGCAGAAATCACCGCCGGGCTGACCGAGCGGCAGGCGTACATGGTCAATCACTGGATGGACCTGCACGAGGTCATCAACCGCGGCGACTGGGACGGCATGGACCAGTTTTTCAACACCGACAGCATGACCTATGACAATCCCAACCGGCCTGACCTGGGAACCTATCATGTCTGGAAGACCTCGCCGCAGGGCCTCTACACGACTTTTCCGCCCAGCATCTATCGCACGCTGAAGGCCTGGGGCCGCGGCGAGGACGAGATCTGCGTCCTTTGTCACCATCATGGCAAGCATACCGGCGGTCCCTATATGGGTGTCCAGCCGACCGGGAACGAGTTGAACGTGCTGTGGTTCTCGTGGCTGCGATTCCGCGGCGACAAGATCGATCACATCTATTCGATCTCCGACGTGCTGACGATGCTGAAGGATCTGGAAGTCATCGACGTTCCCCAGCCCGTCGATCCCTATAAGTGA
- a CDS encoding nuclear transport factor 2 family protein has protein sequence MTLTLQEMSDRFEIQDLIVGYCYAVDTRDWDALDRYFTEDAVIDYSEMVGVVGGLAEIKSFLAESLTLILAFQHAVSTTQYQIAGDRAKTKTACYNPMTVSNGETADTLVFGLWYHHDFVRTGQGWKISRLYEQKCYRINVPDWLAAQLPA, from the coding sequence ATGACACTGACCCTGCAGGAAATGTCGGACAGGTTCGAGATTCAGGATCTGATCGTGGGCTATTGCTACGCGGTGGATACACGCGACTGGGACGCACTGGACCGCTATTTCACCGAAGACGCCGTGATCGACTATTCGGAAATGGTGGGCGTCGTCGGGGGCCTTGCGGAGATAAAGTCCTTCCTGGCGGAAAGTCTGACGCTGATCCTCGCCTTTCAGCATGCCGTGTCCACCACCCAATATCAGATCGCGGGCGACCGGGCGAAGACCAAAACCGCCTGCTATAATCCGATGACGGTCAGCAACGGCGAAACGGCCGATACGCTGGTCTTCGGCCTCTGGTACCATCATGATTTCGTCCGCACCGGGCAAGGCTGGAAGATCAGCCGACTCTATGAGCAGAAGTGCTACCGGATCAATGTACCGGACTGGCTTGCGGCACAATTGCCTGCCTGA